Part of the Misgurnus anguillicaudatus chromosome 25, ASM2758022v2, whole genome shotgun sequence genome, AGAAACAATAAGAACATTCAAGCGACTGCATACCAATGCATTAAAAACCCTTTTAGATCAAGTTAGTAACTTGATAGCATCTCCCTAGCAGTGACCAACACCATCCTTGACTAATAGCTGATAGTTAAAAACACATCAAATCTGGATATTATTCTCGAATGACTCATGTAAGATTGCTACTTGTGTAAATCTACTTTGGAAACCATAACGACTGATCCACTTTACAGAGTATTATTGTGTAGCATAAACAATTCAATTAAGTTTTCatgaaaatatctaaaaaagcaaaatataaCCACCCATGCCAATGTGGGCAGAAGCATGTACATATACAGAGAAAACCACACACAACACTCTCCGCTCTCCCTTCCTCTACTTCTTCCAAAGGTCAAGATGTCAAATTCCTTATCCTCATTCCGGCCTCAGATACACACTGGTATGCGAAAgtcagtgtgtgtttatgttggACATCGCTGCCAAGGAAGTTCCGCTTAATAGGTCACCCAAATCATTAATGCTCATCCTAGCATCGCTATCTCCAACCATATCAGACACATATGATTGCAGAAATATCAGCGAACGAGACATGGACCAATATCCACTTTTCAATTCCGCCTCCAGCAACTGATGGCTGGTGAGATAGAAGAAATGTTTGGTCTCAGTTTTGTGCATCAATGCacattaatataacaaaaatcaaatcaaaaaatgatgcactaGCCCAGAGATAGAGCACACAGAGAGTGTAAAATGAGAAAAGACTAGACGCCATATGAACTGGGAAGCTCATATTAAGTTTCTCTGAAATTTGTTTGCACCATTGTTACTGCTCACACCTAGCTAGCATGTAAGAGAACAAACCCATAAACATTAACTGACATATAAGTTATGTACTACTTGTGCCATGAATGCTACGTCAAATAGTATGCATTGTTAAATCTTCAACTAGTAGGCCCTAGTATCATCTGCAATGATATTAAATGAAACCATGCAGAATTCTGCACAACGTACGTCATTTCAATTCGGTAAGTTtggttcagatttaaaagtgctttggctttataaaaaactgacagAACTtagcaaaaatatttattaaaggaACATGCAAGGGGTGGAGGATGTGAATGTTATGAACGATGAATCAAGTGTATGATGGTGATTGAAATTCCCAGCAAATCTGCGGTTCATGAATCACCCTTTCCTACACCAAACCTTTAACCAACACCACCACCCTCCCCTCCCCAAATGTGCCAAGAATTTATCTTAAAAGCCAAAGAATGAGCTGAGCCCTGAGGGTTGCAATAATTCACCACAACCGATTTGATAATAACAACAAAGGTGTCCTGACAGATCCTTACAATCCTTCCCAGGAAATGATGGAGACAGATGGACCAAAACACGACTTTCATATGGCATTAGCCGAAATGCCTGAGCTTTCTACGACTCGAGATTGAAGATAACATCAGCTTTCTTCAAAGGAGACCCTTTGGAGGGAAGCAGTGGCTTCGGGGTAGTGGACAGGGGGGGATTTTGGAGAAGAGAGCAAACCAGGTGTACTACAAATGAGAATACAGGATGTAACACTAAACATATGGGGGGTTCTTGAAAAAGTGGTTTTATACCTGGGTTTGATTATGAGACCTAGACCGCTGGGAACCCCTTTCTCAAAACATTGAAGACAACGCTGAGAATTACGTAAatatggtcaaaatatgtacctcaGCTgtcaccctttcaaaaagtacattatCAAAGATACACATTAGTATATCAAATGCACATGCTggtacctaatggtacatattaggaccttttcaaagggtactgccccagtgacagtgtATGAAGGAAACATAAAGAAAGCACAAAGAGCTAAGTATAGCATGTTGTCATGAATATTTCGGATATCATCTGGACTAGAGATGGAGCCAAGGAATGTGATGGTACTGGAGAAAAGCCCCACAAGCAACGCATTCTTCTAACTTGAAGTTTGGGGCCAAAGGGCTGTGGGGCTGGGAGGGGCCTGTGTGTTTTAATGGGGGTGCAAgatgctcaccctgtggtcatGTTACCACCACAGAAATTTACATTTTAGCACACAAAAGAAAATTGTGGGTGTCACTTATTACAAACCTTAGTGCCCATTAAGTATCCCATCTGTGTTTGACttctgaaaattattttttttctgttgcgTAGTTCTGAAACTATCACAAAAATTTACAAAACatactttaaaaatgaaaaaatggtTACAGCAACGACGCAGATGGGATAACAGAGTTTGAAGCAAGGTTTGAGGTTTCTTGAGAATGATTTCTGCACATCAAGATTCGCTCTGGAATGTCATATGACGTCACATATTTGAGATCGGGTTTCCTAGATCCGGTTTATGAAATTGATCCACAAATCAAAATAACTTATCAGCGTTCTTAAAAGTTTAATAAATGCAGATTTCAGTACTCTGGCAGCATTTCTGGTTTTTATACAACACATGAAGTAACGTTTTATCATATGCAAAACTTAAACAGGTAGTTgtcttgagagagagagaaagaaagagacagtTGTTCATAAAGATAGATCCATGATCTCCCAAGGGAATATCTCCGTGATACATATAATCACCTTAATTAACAAAAGCAATGAAGACGTCTACAAAGCTTTTTACTTTCACGCGCGCTCCCATTTAGACACACAGTTTCGCTGTAATAACGGGAACGCGCTGCGTACTGTGTCGCGTCTCTAGAAATGCAAATGGTGTGTAAACAAGACCATTTCCGTTTTTATGTAACAATTCTTACTGGCTAATAATACCATGACTCAGACGTTACGAAATTATAACATCTTTGACGCAAAGCCACACTGTGTGTCCGCTATGAATCGACGTGTCACTTGCATAAATCAAACAACCTTTGTTGCGTTTTAAGGCTCACTGTGTTGCAtgaaaaagtttaatgcctacTGGGACATTATTGCAAAAAGACCAGATTATACAAACAGGCCTGTGTGTTGACAAAATGTTTCGTAATGAATTTGGAATTCCAGAATTTTCCAGGATGCGGTTAGCAGAAATGCGAAAAATAATTCCCACTTGAACAATGATTAAGAGTGTCCGATCATTATTAGCCATTATCGTTTAGAAAGTGACAAAAACTACACAAAAGATGGATTTGCAAGTAATTACTTATAATAAAAGAAACCGTTCATTCCTTAAAGTACAGTCATAACTTACATTAAAGTACAGCTAAAGTTACCACAGCACAACATAAAAATCTAAGTAACGTTAAATCAGCTCTCGAATTTTTTAAGTCGATAAAGTTCGTTTGTGTTTCGTTTCGTTTCGTTTCGTTTTCCACTTAACTCGAGACTTCCCTTTCCCATCAAAGAGTCAGCCGGTGTCGGCGCTTTTCTTTGCAACTTaaaagttttaacaaacatctCTCGCGTTTTTTGGAAACTACAATACCCCTCTAACACCTTTAAGGAAACAAAGCTACTTACCTCGGTTTCAATGAATCGTGCTTATCAATGCTTTAGTCCCTAAATGCCCAAAATAGAAAGTATGTCATTCCCTTGCTGCGAAGTCCACGGCGGACCAGACGAGTGTGGAATTCCGCCATGTCAATTATGTGGAAGAGCACATGAGGGGGGGTGTAAACGTTACCGTAATACACCAAGTAGAACTGCCTCAATCCATTCACTACAGTCTGCATCAGTGATCGATGACGCAAATGTAAAGGGTACCATCTACATAAGCTATTCAAAATCCTCTACATTTTAAACTAATATACtactttaaactttaaaataaagttgtgaATTATGTTGTGAATAAGATCTGCCCATCTGCCTagagtttttaaaaatgtatttttggcatTTTTACAAGCAGCAAGTCTCACCCTGAGATGCTTTGAGTTTAAATTTAGTCTTTccgtcttttttttttattattattcagtcagtcatgcatttcaaaaacattacaaaacttttaagaaatTAACATGTTTGGATAAATGTAGTCTACAAATTAATTTGAAACATTTAGTTAAATGTTTTTAGATAAAAAAGAGATTGAATAGTGTATAGTGGCATTAAATACTTTTAAAGCAAAGCCTTTTTCACCAGGACAGGTACAAATTAAACAGCTGCAAATATTAAATCTAAAATGGTTATAGTGcaaagaaacattttttgtagATCAGATATACAAAAAAGAACATAATTATACTATCAGTATttgaaacttttatttattaggCATGTCTTTTTGTTATTTAGGATAGTGTAACTTGAATCACATTCATAAAAATAATCTAAATTTAATGCATATcaattgtaataataataagcaTGTACTTAAACAAGTCATATTTTGGTTTACCATGGAAATCATGTGCTTTTCCACAAAGTATTAACTTCCCCTTTATAGGTTCCACATCCTCACAAAGAGCATACAAGGGATTTTGTTTTGTACTTTGATAATTCATTAAGAAACTCATCTATGACTTTCACTGatagcattttttttagtatGTAGCCACGTGTTGAAGTGATCTAATCAAATTTCCAATTCCACACAATAATTTCCACATTCAATCATTGTCATAGCTATTGCATAAAATACTGATTCAAGTTCCATTTTTGTTGTATTATATTCCACCCCCATGCATCAAAGTAAGGGTTATTAAGAGACATTGCTTTAATGTCAAATAAGGAAATGTATACCTAAAACAATGTACCTTACAATCAAAGTTTGAGAGAAAAGCTGCAATTCTTTTGGAATATTGTTAACATGCTGTATTGAAGCTGCATATTGTTTTCAGTACAGAGTGCAGGGTGATATAATATAACAGCAGCGCCACATGGTGGTCATTAGCATATAGTAAATGTGTAGCAAGACGTCTAGATCAGTGGTTATGAAACTTTTTCGGCGTGCGGCCCCCCCTTGTAAATGGTGCATCCTTATACGtgccccccaaaagaaaatgtatgacataaaacgtAATATTTGAATTACACAAAATACAACGCAGTGCTGTTGGCTAGTAGCCTTATTTATCTGAGATTTTATTACAcataatttatgataaattaatttattttataaaatgtcaaaacCGGGGTCCTCCTGGCACCGTCCCAGGGCCTCTTGGGGGGCCACggccccagtttgagaaccactggtctagatATTAAAATGTCTATATTATGAGAATTGAAAAGGCTTGCTTAGTTATTTTTAAGTGTCAGTTTTAATAACTGGTGagtgttgtaaaaaaaaaaagataaaacctGTGCAGTGTTTTCATAGTTAGCTAACAAAACTAACTTCTCTTGTACATTCCAACGGGACGATATGTAAGCGGTTACATGACAGAGCGTGAGGaacaattcaaaataaaagtcattaACACTTCATTCAACTGCCCACAGTgttcaaaaacaataaaatctctCAGCTCTTTATGCTGATCTTTTTTCCAAGCTTTATTAATATACCAACTTTAAAACGTAGATTTGTGCTTATTGTTACCTCTTTGCAAGTCGTTATTTGATAAAAACATctgctaaattaaaaaaaagtccacatacaaaattaagttaaacataaaataattactttaaaaCAAGAAGACAAATCTTAAATTTAAGCATTAGTTAATTTGTACCCTATTcggcaaaaattatttttaaaagaaatcgACGTTCCCATTCATTATGTTTGACTGAATTTAAATCGTTAGCTATTATAAACACATGtaataaatattgttttaaatattaaaaaataatttccccTAGAACAAGGACGACCCCCGAAAACGACCTACACGTGAGgacttttattataaaatgttatgtgTTTTCATAATCACGGCTCTCTAGGGTCAGATAAGGTACAACTTCATACATTCCGTCACTATGCCAACACTAGGACCGCTACAGCGTAATGTTCTTTAAGTTAAACTAATTTAAACATGCGGATAGTTGTGATCGGGTCTTTTATACTGTCAATAGCAGCTGCTTATTACATCTACGTCCCTCTGCCCAGCACTATATCAGAGCCATGGAAGCTTATGTTTATGGATGCAATATTACGTGGTATAATGCAATTGGTAagattttgtatttatttacattttatacacaAACAATTGTCAagttgtgttattatttttttatgtggaTGCATTAATTTAAACAAGAGTAGAATGATTGTCATTAAGTAGTATTATTCAATACCAATTTTTAGAACtactttttactttaaataaaaaaaatgaattctgtaatgttttttatttttataataaatcttaaaAGTGTGATGAGGATTAAGCAGCAAATCCTGGAGCCGACCATTCAAGGATTTGAAGCATTTTGATGCTTTCATGCTTTTAGACATTAGATAAATACATGTATATGTAGAGGAAGAGATAAGGAGAGTACAGACTGTACAATTTGTATTTGTGTGaactttaaacacattttataaCACAGAGATTGCTGACCATACAGTATGGATCATTTCATAATCTCCTCATTATGGCTTCTCAGTAGTAATGGAATTTCTCTCCAAAGATTTGCTGACCCTTTAAGAGGTTTAATAATcctgctgtttttttttcacttttaaatTTTACTCTTATAGAGTTTTCTAGCTCATGATCTCGGACTGAGTCGACCCTTCGACTTAATGAGATATGCTGCATCATGGGATGTGATAAGAGGTCCAATATCGAACCCTAAAATTCGGGTCACAGATACTTCTTTTTCTGGAGTCCTGGCACAAGTATTTGAGCCCACTTCAACAAACCGGCAGCAGCGTTTGAAAAGAGGTGTCGTTTATTTCCATGGAGGTGGATGGACGCTTGGCAGTGGAAGTAGGTGATACTGTAATATGGGCTgatttatttctttagctcattagcagtgcaaaagtcatgggtttacacacatactgataaaaatgcaatGGGTTTAAGTGGCATTGCAAAATTCTGGGAATTTTTAAAGCTGGAAATTTTCCATGGATATTAATGGGAATATAATGTGAATTTGAAAAATTGCTGTTGCCTATAACAGGGACttaaaatcctaatttctacCCTGCACATTCCTCAGTCACATGCACACAGCACACTGCTTACTTAAGGGCCATTAGGCCACACCCCCTTCTTTTATAACATGCACAGATCATTTCttgcacacaaaataatgtcaaaatgtcCCTCATACATTGCATGTATTCACAGAAATtacatacatttgtttaaaactttCTTTTGCTGTGTGTAAGCTATTGTGCAACAACATTATACAATTGAAAAGACAGATACACTGACTGAGAAAACATTTAGGtgagattattaaaaaaaaagtctaaAAATGACCTTCCCACACACTTACTatattacaatttatttaataccttattacatttaaattgtgtgcttttacttgagtaatgttaatgtacttaaatataaaatgtaaaacaaaaacatattatttatgacatgtaatagagtaaaaattataataatatgctttagaatgtattTTTCCaatgaaaaacactgataaaatacaaatacttgaaaaatacttttaagtagagaGTAAAACTCTGCTTGAttgtgaccctagcaacttaccaaaccacctgtggtctgtggacgttgacatgaacgatcaatttacttctcctttcggtgttttttggcagtctgtaaaacgatagctccgaattcttgttaatctgttagtacagtctatcgcacaacagctttttcccatttcggCCCGTTTTCACCATGTTTTCATCTATGTCgcgctgtactcaaatgctgccgctctctcttttgccactcagtgggcgtaactgCAGTCCCTCTCGCCAAcagtgacgtcatgtgcataccctctattacttaaaggcggagtgcataatgtttgaaagccagtgttgatatttaaaatcacctaaacaatcaCGCCCCtatcccaatagaatctggaccttcttttccccacacatacgcaacacaggcaacgatgtcggttagaagacacgccccttactgctcattggctacaagtgtgttttggtaggtggcccgactcccttttccaaagcgtttttcagaaattgtgcactctgcctttaatGAAAGAATCAATTAAAGTTCTACTtataattaaaggtgcagtgtgtaaattttaacggcatctagtggtgaggttgcgaattgcaaccaacggctcagtccactgcccaaccctcgcttttgaaatgcataaagaagctacgatagccaccaccggacaaacatttcatcacaTCATTtcagacaacttagtaaaaaggtttgtccattacgggcttctgtagaaacatggtggcacaaaatggcgatttccatgtaaggggaccctcggtgtatgtagataaaaacgtctcattctaaggcagtaaaaacataatggttcatttaaaaggtctttatacacccttggtaatatagttttgtatattattttggttttctttcaagagatccttctaaaaattacacactgcacctttaaatcagtcaagatgtcatttttaaaatttgtaTTGCATGCATGTTATGTTACATGTTATGaccaaataaaatgtttatttatgtttgtaaatGACATATTTATCttaatttccaaataattcccataaattcccgttaagtttccaatttggaatatttGCAAAATTCCCCAGAGTTTCAATGGAAAGTTTCATGAAAAATTTACCTGAAACTTTTTGCCCCTTTGCAAGCCGagctgtaagtcactttggataaaagcatctgccaaatgcgtaaatgtataTACTAGAAAAGTGAaagtaatttctttatctcatttttcaatttttttttaaagagatgcaAACATATTTTCTTCAGTGCAGAACTATGGCTGAAGAGTTGGATGCAGTTGTAATATCTATTGAGTAAGTAAGGCTTCTAGTATGGTCTACTGCATCATCAAATTGTAAAATTTTTACAATTCTTAAATTATAAACTATAAATTCCTGCATTCATTActataattcattttaatttaatattcagGTACCGTCTGGCCCCGGAGGCACGATTCCCAGATCAGTACAATGATGCTCTTTCGGCCTCGAAACATATCCTGACAGCGGAGGTGTTGGGTCGGTACTCTATAGACCCAGAAAGAGTGGCCGTGTCAGGTGACAGCGCTGGGGCCAACCTAGCCGCTGCTGTTGTGCAACAGGTATGAAGCAATTCCTGTAATGTCTTTGTGCATGTGTTTTCATCTTTGAGAGCAGACAAAGCCAAAAGATTGAAAAAGAAAAGGAAATATTTCCCTTCCAGTTTCCAAGACACTAAACGTCTAACCATGTTTGTTCTAACCTTGTCTGTTTGTTCACAGATGGCCTTGGACGACAGCATTTCTATTAAGTTCAAAGTTCAGGCTCTTCTCTACCCCGTTCTTCAGGCTCTGGACTTCAACACACCCTCCTACCAGCAAAATGGCAACATTCCTATCCTACACCGTCCACTAATGGTTCGATTTTGGCTGGAGTACCTCAATGGAGATCCTAAGCTTGTTCCGTCTTTGCTGGCTAACAACCACACAGCTCTGAATCTGGGTCA contains:
- the nceh1b.2 gene encoding neutral cholesterol ester hydrolase 1, whose translation is MRIVVIGSFILSIAAAYYIYVPLPSTISEPWKLMFMDAILRGIMQLSFLAHDLGLSRPFDLMRYAASWDVIRGPISNPKIRVTDTSFSGVLAQVFEPTSTNRQQRLKRGVVYFHGGGWTLGSGKMQTYFLQCRTMAEELDAVVISIEYRLAPEARFPDQYNDALSASKHILTAEVLGRYSIDPERVAVSGDSAGANLAAAVVQQMALDDSISIKFKVQALLYPVLQALDFNTPSYQQNGNIPILHRPLMVRFWLEYLNGDPKLVPSLLANNHTALNLGQEIAAAKAKINWTQLLPVAVQKNYKPVVPLQGDPKLVEMLPALLDVRASPLLAEQEVLKGVPPAYILTCEHDVLRDEGWMYGRRLEEAGVPVTIDHYEDGFHGCTSFAFGPFRFSVGLRSFGNYIHWLLKNL